In the genome of Phycisphaerae bacterium RAS1, one region contains:
- the hppA gene encoding putative K(+)-stimulated pyrophosphate-energized sodium pump, translating to MNRQPPSQHAITRSSSAFVALALVLGTAAGALAQQGDSNPASALLSGLETAKPAVKHGGEASLVLPDLTNTTVKVAFLGMSGHTLLLAGLAVSALGLLFGVTTYARLKNMAVHQSMRDISELIYETCKAYLVQQGKFLLILWVFITAIIMVYFGALAPFEDPATHEMKKGMPFDRLLVIMLFSLIGMAGSYGVAWFGIRVNTFANSRTAFASLRGKPFPCYSIPLKAGMSIGMALISVELLIMLIILLFVPSTLAGPCFIGFAIGESLGAAALRIAGGIFTKIADIGSDLMKIVFKIKEDDARNPGVIADCTGDNAGDSVGPSADGFETYGVTGVALITFILLAVATPVVQVQLLVWIFAMRVIMVIASGVSYQVNEWMAIGKYAHVDKMNFEAPLTSLVWLTSIVSIALTYVASYVLIPNLGDGTLWWKLSTVITCGTLAGAVIPELVKIFTSTDSKHVHEVVTSSMEGGASLNILSGFVAGNFSAYWLGAAMIALMGAAYYVSTLGLASLMIAPAVFAFGLVAFGFLGMGPVTIAVDSYGPVTDNAQSVYELSTIETIPNIQQDLKKNFGFDVQFDKAKHFLEENDGAGNTFKATAKPVLIGTAVVGATTMIFSIIMTLTHGLAENIDKLSLLHPPFLLGLITGGAMIYWFTGASTQAVTTGAYRAVEFIKRNIKLEGSTKASVEDSRKVVTICTEYAQKGMFNIFLGVFFGTLAFAFFESFYFIGYLISIALFGLFQAIFMANAGGAWDNAKKVVEVDLKKKGTPLHDATVVGDTVGDPFKDTSSVAMNPVIKFTTLFGLLAVELAVSLKLNGVDHTTLTGFLAVAFLLASMTFVWRSFYAMRIGGQTAAAGH from the coding sequence ATGAATCGACAACCACCTTCCCAGCATGCAATTACGCGATCTTCGTCGGCGTTCGTGGCGCTTGCCCTGGTGCTCGGCACCGCCGCCGGCGCCCTGGCCCAGCAGGGAGATTCAAATCCCGCCAGCGCCTTGCTCTCAGGCCTCGAAACCGCGAAACCGGCGGTCAAGCACGGCGGTGAGGCCAGTCTGGTGCTGCCGGACCTCACGAATACGACCGTCAAGGTCGCGTTCCTGGGGATGAGCGGCCACACGCTCCTGCTGGCCGGTCTGGCGGTCAGCGCGCTGGGACTGCTTTTCGGAGTGACCACGTACGCGCGGCTCAAGAACATGGCTGTGCATCAGTCGATGCGCGACATTTCGGAACTGATCTACGAGACGTGCAAGGCTTACCTGGTTCAGCAGGGCAAGTTCCTGCTCATCCTGTGGGTCTTCATCACCGCGATCATCATGGTCTATTTCGGCGCCCTGGCCCCGTTTGAAGACCCCGCGACGCACGAGATGAAGAAGGGCATGCCCTTCGACCGCCTGCTCGTCATCATGCTCTTCAGCCTGATCGGCATGGCCGGAAGCTACGGCGTGGCGTGGTTCGGCATCCGCGTGAACACGTTCGCGAACTCGCGGACGGCTTTCGCCAGCCTGCGCGGCAAGCCGTTTCCGTGTTACAGCATCCCGCTTAAGGCCGGCATGAGCATCGGCATGGCGCTGATCAGCGTCGAGTTGCTCATCATGCTCATCATTCTGCTCTTCGTGCCCAGCACGCTGGCCGGGCCGTGCTTCATCGGATTCGCGATCGGCGAGTCGCTCGGCGCCGCCGCCTTGCGTATCGCCGGTGGAATCTTCACCAAGATCGCCGACATCGGCTCCGACCTGATGAAGATCGTCTTCAAGATCAAGGAAGACGACGCCCGCAACCCCGGCGTCATCGCCGACTGCACCGGCGACAACGCCGGCGACTCGGTCGGACCGTCGGCCGACGGTTTCGAGACCTACGGCGTGACGGGCGTGGCGCTGATTACGTTCATCTTGCTGGCCGTCGCGACCCCGGTTGTGCAGGTGCAGCTCCTGGTCTGGATTTTCGCGATGCGCGTGATCATGGTCATCGCGTCGGGCGTTTCGTATCAGGTCAACGAGTGGATGGCGATCGGCAAGTACGCCCACGTCGACAAGATGAATTTCGAGGCGCCGCTGACGAGCCTGGTGTGGCTGACGTCGATCGTGTCCATCGCGCTCACGTACGTCGCCTCGTACGTGTTGATTCCGAACCTGGGCGACGGGACGCTGTGGTGGAAGCTCTCGACAGTGATCACGTGCGGCACGCTGGCCGGAGCGGTCATTCCAGAGTTGGTGAAGATCTTTACGTCGACGGATTCGAAGCACGTGCACGAGGTCGTGACCTCTTCGATGGAGGGCGGGGCGTCACTGAACATTCTGTCCGGGTTCGTGGCCGGAAACTTCAGCGCCTACTGGCTGGGCGCGGCGATGATCGCGCTCATGGGCGCGGCCTACTACGTCAGCACATTGGGACTGGCTTCGCTGATGATCGCACCGGCGGTGTTTGCGTTCGGGTTGGTCGCATTCGGGTTCCTGGGCATGGGTCCGGTGACGATCGCGGTTGATTCGTACGGCCCCGTGACGGACAACGCCCAGTCGGTTTACGAGCTTTCGACGATCGAGACGATTCCGAACATCCAGCAGGACTTGAAGAAGAACTTCGGCTTTGACGTGCAATTCGACAAGGCCAAGCACTTCCTTGAAGAAAATGACGGCGCCGGAAACACCTTTAAGGCAACGGCCAAGCCGGTGCTGATCGGCACTGCGGTCGTCGGCGCGACCACCATGATCTTTTCGATCATCATGACGCTGACGCACGGGCTGGCTGAGAACATCGACAAGCTCTCGCTGCTGCACCCGCCCTTCCTTCTGGGGCTGATCACCGGCGGCGCGATGATTTACTGGTTCACCGGCGCCTCGACGCAGGCGGTCACCACGGGAGCGTACCGCGCGGTCGAATTCATCAAGCGCAATATCAAGCTCGAGGGTTCGACCAAGGCCAGCGTCGAAGACAGCCGCAAGGTCGTCACCATTTGCACCGAGTACGCCCAGAAAGGCATGTTCAACATCTTCCTGGGCGTCTTCTTCGGCACGTTGGCGTTCGCCTTCTTCGAAAGCTTTTACTTCATCGGCTACCTGATCTCGATTGCGCTCTTCGGCCTCTTCCAGGCCATCTTCATGGCCAACGCCGGCGGCGCCTGGGACAACGCCAAGAAAGTGGTCGAGGTCGATCTGAAGAAGAAGGGCACGCCGTTACACGATGCCACCGTCGTGGGCGACACGGTCGGCGACCCGTTCAAGGACACCAGCTCCGTCGCCATGAATCCGGTGATCAAGTTCACCACGCTCTTCGGCCTGCTGGCGGTCGAGCTCGCGGTCAGCCTGAAGCTCAACGGGGTCGACCACACAACGCTTACCGGCTTCCTGGCGGTGGCGTTCCTGCTGGCGTCGATGACCTTCGTCTGGCGCTCGTTCTACGCCATGCGCATCGGCGGGCAGACGGCGGCCGCGGGGCATTAA
- the yrrK gene encoding putative Holliday junction resolvase, with protein MARYAGVDYGTRRIGLALSDYAGTIASPADVLESARDLPRDAARVTARDAARVADWARANEATTIVVGLPLNMDGTDSEQTRLTRRFAAALAAAAASLSSDRATLPASAPLTTPPAPAPLTIELWDERLSSFAADELISDGLIAGAKIRRSKKKSARDAMAACVTLQAYLDARRTPRGDVPRPPPAGP; from the coding sequence ATGGCTCGTTACGCCGGCGTGGACTATGGGACGCGACGCATCGGACTGGCGCTCAGCGACTACGCCGGCACGATCGCCTCCCCCGCCGACGTGCTCGAAAGCGCCCGCGACCTGCCGCGCGACGCCGCCCGCGTCACCGCCCGCGACGCCGCCCGCGTCGCCGACTGGGCCCGCGCGAATGAGGCGACCACCATCGTCGTCGGCCTGCCGCTGAACATGGACGGTACCGACAGCGAGCAGACCCGTCTGACGCGCCGCTTCGCCGCCGCGCTGGCCGCCGCCGCCGCGTCGCTGTCCTCCGACCGCGCCACCCTACCGGCGTCAGCGCCACTGACCACCCCACCGGCGCCAGCGCCTCTGACCATCGAGCTCTGGGACGAGCGCCTCAGCTCCTTCGCGGCGGACGAGCTGATTTCCGACGGCCTCATCGCCGGCGCGAAGATTCGCCGTTCAAAAAAGAAATCCGCCCGCGACGCCATGGCAGCGTGCGTCACGCTCCAAGCCTACCTCGACGCGCGCCGAACTCCCCGCGGTGATGTACCCCGGCCGCCCCCGGCCGGACCGTAG
- the rpoB gene encoding DNA-directed RNA polymerase subunit beta, translating to MQIRNVRDFSRHGDAIAVPDLICIQTDSYKRFLQQEVPIAKREGHGLEGLLREVFPIESYDGNMKLEYINYALDEPRYTPDECRELGLTYGLPFKITVRLRRKDIEETQEEAIYLGEIPIMIGGGEFIVNGSERVIVSQLHRSPGVDFVKESAEGDRALHACRIIPERGSWIEINVTRKDLMAVRIDQSSKIPVTTFLRAMAEKYGTTESIIRAFYEVKSVKAGALKPEMWTAAPIVDPETGEELVGAGRQIGEGLNKIRESSAKQADVIAKMNDPIILNTLEEDGAHSHDEALQRIYARLRPGNPVQLDKARKLFHEKFYDENRYRLGKVGRFRLNRKFEVGISESEMVLRPEDVVESIRYLLKLRAGEGQVDDIDHLGNRRLRTIDELAADELRKGFLKLRRTVQERMSLKDPESIGKIAELVNTKSVSSAIDFFFGRSELSQVVDQTNPLSQLTHERRLSALGPGGLNRKRAGFEVRDVHISHYGRICPIETPEGVNIGLIASLGIYSAVDDYGFLITPYRKVEKGKVNGNVLYLRADEEMRATLAPPDVLRKERQPGELPADVEKAEYAAARAKGERNGRQSRIDDGTVLARMQGDLKQVSSDTIDYIDISPKQTVGVSAALIPFLEHDDANRALMGSNMQRQAVPLVRTDPPVIATGMERSVAENSGMVVRAQTNGKVTFVDATRVVINDTDEYVLRKFVGLNERTCQNQRPVVKPGQRVKAGEIIADGASTHQGELALGRNVLVAFMTFDGYNFEDAILISERLVKNDAFTSIHIEAHDTEIRETKLGREEFTRDIPNVSERALRNLDERGIIRVGTHVKAGDILVGKVSPKSKTELSPEEKLLHAIFGRAGEDVKNDSLELPAGQEGVVIGAKHFSRRTHLSEDQKKEVERQRKAFKDECNEKRIKLFKQMIDVMESHTDQPIIDPNTRQKVAKSENPDVLLEQIESFDVKWVKPASMREKAEELYNQYWPRIVQIAKEWERRDGHMKRGDELPSGVLEMVKVYVATKRTLSVGDKMAGRHGNKGVIARILPEEDMPFLEDGTPVDIVLNPLGVPSRMNVGQILETHLGWAAAVLGFQAVTPVFDGATEQQIRACVQEANDYVVARGKHVEAVQVAGQTRELLARMPLTGKVTLYDGRTGERFNQPVTVGYIYMLKLHHLVDDKIHARSTGPYSLITQQPLGGKARTGGQRFGEMEVWGLEAYGSAYVLQELLTVKSDDVEGRTKIYESMVKGTHTLDAGTPVSFDVLCNEIRGLGLNIQLEKRRIV from the coding sequence ATGCAGATTCGAAACGTCCGCGATTTCAGCCGGCACGGCGACGCCATCGCTGTTCCGGACCTGATTTGTATTCAAACCGATTCGTACAAGCGCTTCCTGCAACAGGAGGTGCCGATCGCCAAGCGCGAAGGGCACGGCCTGGAAGGGCTGCTGCGCGAAGTGTTCCCGATCGAGAGCTACGACGGGAACATGAAGCTCGAGTACATCAACTATGCGCTTGACGAGCCGCGCTACACGCCGGACGAGTGCCGCGAGCTGGGCCTGACGTACGGGCTGCCGTTCAAGATCACCGTCCGCCTGCGCCGCAAGGACATTGAGGAGACGCAGGAAGAGGCGATCTACCTGGGCGAAATCCCGATCATGATCGGCGGCGGCGAGTTCATTGTGAACGGCTCGGAGCGCGTCATCGTCTCGCAGCTCCACCGTTCGCCGGGCGTCGATTTCGTGAAGGAATCGGCCGAAGGCGACCGGGCGCTCCATGCCTGCCGCATCATTCCGGAGCGCGGCTCGTGGATCGAGATCAACGTCACGCGCAAGGACCTGATGGCGGTCCGCATCGACCAGAGCAGCAAAATCCCGGTGACGACCTTCCTGCGGGCGATGGCCGAGAAATACGGCACGACCGAGTCGATCATTCGCGCGTTCTACGAAGTGAAGTCGGTCAAGGCCGGCGCGCTGAAGCCGGAGATGTGGACGGCGGCGCCGATTGTCGACCCCGAGACGGGCGAGGAGCTCGTCGGAGCGGGCCGTCAGATCGGCGAGGGTCTGAACAAGATCCGCGAGTCGTCGGCGAAACAGGCCGACGTGATCGCGAAGATGAACGACCCGATCATCCTCAACACGCTCGAAGAGGACGGCGCCCATTCGCACGACGAGGCGCTGCAGCGCATCTACGCCCGCCTGCGGCCCGGCAATCCGGTGCAGCTCGACAAGGCCCGCAAGCTCTTCCACGAGAAATTCTACGACGAGAACCGCTACCGCCTCGGCAAGGTCGGCCGCTTCCGCCTCAACCGCAAGTTCGAGGTGGGCATTTCCGAATCCGAGATGGTCCTGCGGCCCGAGGACGTGGTCGAATCCATCCGTTACCTGCTCAAGCTGCGCGCCGGCGAAGGCCAGGTGGACGACATCGACCACCTGGGCAACCGCCGCCTGCGCACCATCGACGAGCTGGCGGCCGACGAGCTGCGCAAGGGCTTTCTGAAGCTCCGCCGCACGGTCCAGGAACGCATGAGCCTGAAGGACCCGGAGTCGATCGGCAAGATCGCCGAGCTGGTCAACACCAAGAGCGTCAGCAGCGCGATCGATTTCTTCTTCGGCCGTTCTGAGCTCTCGCAGGTGGTCGACCAGACCAACCCGCTCAGCCAGCTCACTCACGAGCGGCGGCTTTCGGCCCTCGGCCCCGGCGGTCTGAACCGCAAGCGCGCCGGCTTCGAGGTGCGCGACGTGCACATCTCGCACTACGGCCGCATCTGCCCGATCGAAACGCCTGAAGGCGTCAACATCGGCCTGATCGCGTCGCTGGGCATCTACAGCGCGGTCGATGATTACGGCTTCCTGATCACCCCCTACCGCAAGGTGGAAAAAGGCAAGGTCAACGGCAACGTGCTGTACCTGCGGGCCGACGAGGAGATGCGCGCGACGCTGGCGCCGCCGGACGTGCTGCGCAAGGAGCGGCAGCCGGGTGAACTCCCGGCGGACGTTGAAAAGGCGGAGTACGCCGCGGCGCGGGCGAAGGGCGAAAGGAACGGCCGGCAGTCGAGGATCGACGACGGAACCGTGCTGGCCCGCATGCAGGGCGACCTGAAGCAGGTCAGCTCGGACACGATCGATTACATCGACATTTCGCCCAAGCAGACGGTGGGCGTGTCGGCGGCGCTGATTCCGTTCCTGGAGCATGACGACGCCAACCGGGCGCTGATGGGCTCGAACATGCAGCGGCAGGCGGTGCCGCTGGTCCGAACCGACCCGCCGGTGATCGCGACCGGCATGGAGCGCTCGGTCGCTGAGAACAGCGGGATGGTGGTTCGGGCGCAAACGAACGGGAAAGTCACGTTCGTCGATGCGACGCGCGTCGTCATCAACGATACGGATGAGTACGTGCTGAGGAAGTTTGTCGGCCTCAATGAGCGGACGTGCCAGAACCAGCGGCCGGTGGTCAAGCCCGGTCAGCGCGTGAAGGCGGGCGAGATCATCGCCGACGGCGCGTCGACGCATCAGGGTGAACTGGCCCTGGGGCGGAACGTGCTGGTCGCGTTCATGACGTTTGACGGCTACAACTTCGAAGACGCCATTCTGATCAGCGAGCGGCTGGTCAAGAACGACGCCTTCACCAGCATCCACATCGAGGCGCACGACACCGAGATCCGCGAGACGAAGCTCGGGCGCGAGGAATTCACGCGCGACATTCCGAACGTCTCGGAGCGCGCCCTGCGCAACCTGGACGAGCGGGGGATTATCCGCGTCGGCACGCACGTGAAGGCGGGCGACATCCTGGTCGGCAAGGTCAGCCCCAAGAGCAAGACCGAGCTGTCGCCTGAAGAAAAGCTGCTGCACGCGATTTTCGGCCGCGCCGGCGAAGACGTGAAGAACGACTCGCTCGAGCTGCCGGCCGGCCAGGAAGGCGTGGTCATCGGGGCCAAGCACTTCTCGCGCCGCACGCACCTGAGCGAGGACCAGAAGAAAGAGGTCGAGCGGCAGCGCAAGGCGTTCAAGGACGAGTGCAACGAAAAAAGGATCAAGCTGTTCAAGCAGATGATCGACGTGATGGAGTCGCACACCGATCAGCCGATCATCGACCCCAACACGCGCCAGAAGGTCGCCAAGAGCGAAAACCCGGACGTCCTGCTCGAGCAGATCGAGTCCTTCGACGTGAAGTGGGTCAAGCCGGCGTCGATGCGCGAAAAAGCCGAGGAGCTGTATAACCAGTACTGGCCGCGGATCGTCCAGATCGCCAAGGAATGGGAGCGCCGCGACGGGCACATGAAGCGCGGCGACGAGCTGCCCTCCGGCGTGTTGGAGATGGTGAAAGTCTACGTCGCCACCAAGCGCACCCTGAGCGTGGGCGACAAGATGGCCGGCCGGCACGGCAACAAGGGCGTCATCGCCCGCATCCTGCCGGAAGAGGATATGCCGTTTCTCGAGGACGGAACGCCGGTCGACATCGTGCTGAACCCGCTGGGCGTACCCAGCCGTATGAACGTCGGCCAGATTCTCGAGACGCACCTGGGCTGGGCGGCGGCGGTGCTCGGGTTCCAGGCGGTGACGCCGGTCTTCGACGGCGCAACCGAGCAGCAGATCCGTGCCTGCGTGCAGGAGGCCAATGATTACGTCGTCGCCCGCGGCAAGCATGTGGAGGCGGTGCAAGTCGCCGGCCAGACGCGCGAGCTGCTGGCGCGCATGCCGCTGACCGGAAAAGTGACTCTGTACGACGGCCGAACGGGTGAGCGGTTCAACCAGCCCGTGACGGTCGGCTACATCTACATGCTCAAGCTGCACCACCTGGTGGATGACAAGATTCACGCCCGCTCGACCGGTCCGTACAGCCTGATCACGCAGCAGCCGCTGGGCGGAAAAGCGCGCACCGGCGGACAGCGCTTCGGCGAGATGGAGGTCTGGGGCCTGGAAGCGTACGGCTCGGCGTACGTCCTTCAGGAGCTGCTCACCGTCAAGAGCGACGACGTGGAAGGCCGGACCAAGATTTACGAGAGCATGGTCAAGGGCACGCACACGCTGGACGCCGGCACGCCCGTGTCCTTCGACGTGCTCTGCAACGAAATTCGCGGGCTTGGGCTGAACATTCAGCTTGAGAAACGGCGAATTGTGTAG